One Streptomyces fagopyri DNA window includes the following coding sequences:
- a CDS encoding IS701 family transposase — protein MDLHEVRRVRATLALFVADVFASVPRKDQRAKGDCYLRGLMLDGRRKSIQAMAARLPDGNEQNLQQFVNQSTWDPVPVQRRINERLLPLVDPVAWVIDDVSMPKDGRMSVGVAPQYCGALGKRANCQVAVSVHAASDTASCPLQWRLFLPEDWAADGHRRTRTQVPPEVIHREKWRLALDMLDALADWGMTPPAVVSDAAYGTNAHLRAALSERGLTYVLSVRSDVSAHPFDAQPMAPDRKGDIGCWPQPRYRQKAPSVAALATALGREAFTPLTWRQGSKGELRSRFAAVRVRPAGKAVERPIKAAASAGQGWWDGVLPDCWLLAEWPAGADAPSEYWLSNLPPDTPIADLVRLAKVRWRIEHDYRELKHGLGLDHFEGRSWPGWHHHVTLVTAAQAFLTEQRLAPKAPHPASPSTRSSTLSKTP, from the coding sequence GTGGATTTACATGAAGTGAGGCGTGTTCGGGCGACGTTGGCGTTGTTCGTGGCCGATGTGTTCGCTTCGGTGCCGCGGAAGGACCAGCGGGCCAAGGGTGACTGTTATCTGCGGGGACTGATGCTGGACGGCCGTCGCAAGTCGATCCAGGCGATGGCGGCGCGACTGCCGGACGGCAACGAGCAGAACCTGCAGCAGTTCGTGAACCAGTCGACCTGGGATCCGGTGCCCGTGCAGCGGCGGATCAACGAACGTCTGCTGCCGCTGGTCGACCCGGTGGCGTGGGTGATCGACGATGTGTCGATGCCGAAAGACGGCCGGATGTCGGTCGGTGTGGCTCCGCAGTACTGCGGAGCCCTGGGCAAACGGGCGAACTGCCAGGTCGCCGTCAGTGTCCACGCCGCCAGTGACACTGCCTCATGCCCCCTGCAGTGGAGGCTGTTCCTGCCCGAGGACTGGGCTGCGGACGGCCACCGCCGCACCAGGACCCAGGTTCCGCCCGAGGTCATACACCGGGAGAAATGGCGTCTGGCACTGGACATGCTCGACGCTCTCGCGGACTGGGGCATGACACCGCCGGCGGTGGTGTCCGACGCCGCCTACGGCACCAACGCACACCTGCGGGCCGCCCTCTCGGAGCGAGGACTCACCTATGTCCTGTCCGTCCGCTCGGACGTGAGCGCCCACCCGTTCGACGCACAGCCCATGGCTCCGGACCGCAAAGGAGATATCGGCTGCTGGCCCCAGCCGCGTTACCGCCAGAAGGCGCCGTCAGTGGCGGCTCTTGCCACGGCTCTGGGGCGAGAGGCATTCACCCCGCTCACGTGGCGCCAGGGTTCGAAAGGGGAGTTACGTTCCCGCTTCGCGGCGGTGCGCGTGCGTCCGGCCGGAAAAGCCGTCGAACGACCGATCAAAGCAGCGGCCTCAGCCGGACAGGGCTGGTGGGACGGGGTCCTGCCCGACTGCTGGCTCCTGGCCGAATGGCCCGCCGGAGCCGACGCGCCAAGCGAATACTGGCTTTCCAACCTCCCGCCCGACACCCCGATCGCCGATCTGGTCCGCCTGGCCAAGGTCCGCTGGCGCATCGAGCACGACTACCGCGAGCTCAAGCACGGCCTGGGCCTGGACCACTTCGAAGGCCGTTCCTGGCCCGGCTGGCACCACCACGTCACCCTCGTGACCGCCGCCCAAGCCTTCCTCACCGAACAGCGCCTGGCCCCAAAAGCACCGCACCCAGCATCACCCTCTACCAGATCCTCGACGCTCTCCAAGACACCCTGA
- a CDS encoding ArsR/SmtB family transcription factor yields the protein MLMSVDADLMRVLADPLRLQIVSLLAKETLCTTHLIEETGAKQTNLSNHMRVLREAGVVETEPCGRFTYYKLRADVIANLAGQFADLAESARNAADNKRACP from the coding sequence ATGCTGATGTCAGTCGACGCTGATCTGATGCGGGTTCTGGCCGACCCGCTCCGCCTCCAGATCGTCTCCCTCCTGGCCAAGGAGACGCTCTGCACCACGCACCTCATCGAGGAGACAGGGGCGAAGCAGACCAACCTCTCCAACCACATGAGAGTGCTGCGCGAGGCCGGAGTGGTGGAGACCGAGCCGTGCGGCCGCTTCACCTACTACAAGCTGCGCGCCGACGTCATCGCCAACCTCGCCGGACAGTTCGCCGACCTGGCCGAGTCCGCCCGCAACGCCGCCGACAACAAGAGGGCCTGCCCGTGA
- a CDS encoding cold-shock protein, with protein MRSVLRAGKLISFDPAQGLGFIAPCGGEEHVPFQTEAVRFVDVVAEGQLVIYAIERADAAVRAVEVRPA; from the coding sequence GTGCGGAGCGTTCTGCGGGCCGGCAAGTTGATTTCGTTCGACCCCGCGCAGGGGCTGGGGTTCATCGCCCCCTGCGGCGGCGAGGAACACGTTCCATTCCAGACGGAGGCGGTGAGGTTCGTGGACGTGGTCGCGGAGGGGCAGCTGGTCATCTACGCGATCGAGCGTGCGGATGCAGCGGTACGGGCCGTGGAGGTACGCCCCGCGTAG
- a CDS encoding arsenate reductase ArsC has protein sequence MPSSPLASVLFVCVHNAGRSQMASGFLNHLAGDRVEVRSAGSIPGDQVNPSAVEAMKEVGIDISGQKPKILTTEAVQASDYVITMGCGDACPIFPGKKYLDWDLEDPAGKGVEAVRPIRDEIKTRIEALIAEIEARQEA, from the coding sequence ATGCCCTCGAGCCCGCTCGCCTCCGTGCTGTTCGTCTGCGTCCACAATGCCGGGCGCTCGCAGATGGCCTCCGGATTCCTCAACCACCTCGCGGGCGACCGGGTCGAGGTCCGCTCCGCCGGTTCCATCCCGGGAGACCAGGTCAATCCGTCCGCCGTCGAGGCGATGAAGGAGGTCGGCATCGACATCTCCGGCCAGAAGCCGAAGATCCTCACCACCGAGGCCGTTCAGGCGTCCGACTACGTCATCACCATGGGCTGCGGCGACGCCTGCCCCATTTTTCCCGGCAAGAAGTACCTCGACTGGGACCTGGAGGACCCGGCCGGCAAGGGCGTCGAGGCCGTCCGCCCGATCCGCGACGAGATCAAGACCCGCATCGAGGCTCTGATCGCCGAGATCGAAGCCCGGCAGGAGGCGTGA